A single genomic interval of candidate division TA06 bacterium harbors:
- a CDS encoding T9SS type A sorting domain-containing protein, with amino-acid sequence MKRIIFLLSCWCITTLCSAQDTTFYIGTFFFPCGLGSPGVGYDPDWHEHPDTAKHHGFNSIWVNYEESTIGQVFQEAASCSIKVMINSLKDPVTGIILPIIGAGHSNIYECEVDTQDADNNLTAPNYYYVKCPTAVRDTNVEGASDSVSGVYFNAQYIEPGQSQACRVINGVKARYPAYKYEYPCRDTTWFDHDIKEQEIPQCGNTVNFGAQSVFMPYYATFRLMRLSGAQNGTAVVCTLNVEVIDDQADTLLVPYVHINHTDTTHWYSILTLDSLPLNAFVEKTVRFQKDSAIVYDIDGWSMGNQYYERPFTHHAFRYSLSWIGDTKIVVDRICVEDTFGRALRLNDNTIYATLNRMKEKIKQMAGSSITAYGGIYISDEIRAYSYGTYNRINKFFVDSLGGINYSNMVWRNYPYMCEKIGYPPDTNIYKVHSYRYFLNANDDSAYTPNLATHIMPFGINPRDSLHNIGVNTAGVSTEEDYQWIVRQISFQLQSARTLCKSRQRNFINSIQTYGWVQTGDIGGARFPTSEEVKLQIYEALCYGAKGLTYEYWGSDSTANVVVKGLKQYNPDSGGWYCTPQMYAVDTAHLLLKKIGGILKRGTSDIVYGIDSLRNGSEIQYPNGFIKAVKAPGSTLYMDVGLFTDNNEKYFMLVNRRTTNCATVIDTSSISLKFNYPYPFRLKHIIADTAEADTFCNCTYAWGNGKIFPSRDTSYSLTVTLNPGEGRFYKIVPYYQSAIDTTINNYQTVYDELYGVNYVSASNTNITGSSRIKFTTEKTSGYIDLLGGFNVELGSTFTAEAVEHLDIYNYPSFSFPYVNNGVTGGNEKEPKNVEQHIINNIPLQYALSPSYPNPTNRLTSFKYQLPKSSNVKLNIYNISGQVVKQFEMGNQKPGHYTIAWDAAKAASGVYFYKLNAGDYQAIKKLVVVK; translated from the coding sequence CAATTACGAAGAATCAACAATAGGGCAAGTATTTCAGGAAGCAGCTTCATGTAGTATTAAGGTTATGATCAATTCACTAAAAGATCCAGTTACTGGTATTATTTTACCCATAATTGGTGCAGGTCATTCTAATATATATGAATGTGAAGTTGACACCCAAGACGCAGACAATAATTTAACGGCCCCAAACTACTATTATGTAAAATGCCCCACCGCAGTCAGAGATACAAATGTCGAAGGAGCTTCCGACAGTGTGTCGGGTGTGTATTTTAATGCCCAGTACATCGAACCAGGACAATCACAAGCTTGCCGTGTAATTAATGGAGTAAAAGCTAGGTATCCAGCATATAAATATGAATATCCGTGCCGTGATACTACATGGTTCGACCATGATATTAAGGAACAAGAAATACCTCAATGTGGGAATACAGTTAATTTTGGGGCCCAAAGTGTTTTTATGCCATACTATGCTACGTTTAGGCTAATGAGATTGTCTGGTGCACAAAATGGGACGGCTGTCGTTTGTACTTTAAATGTAGAAGTTATTGATGACCAAGCCGACACGTTGTTAGTGCCGTACGTGCATATAAATCATACAGATACAACACATTGGTATAGTATTTTAACTTTGGATAGCTTGCCATTAAATGCTTTTGTGGAAAAAACTGTTCGATTCCAAAAAGATAGTGCGATTGTTTATGATATTGATGGTTGGAGTATGGGAAATCAATACTATGAAAGACCATTTACGCATCATGCCTTTCGTTATTCATTGTCATGGATTGGCGATACCAAAATTGTAGTAGATAGAATTTGTGTTGAAGATACTTTCGGTCGGGCTTTACGCCTTAATGATAATACTATTTATGCTACGTTAAATAGGATGAAAGAAAAAATTAAACAAATGGCAGGTTCGTCAATCACTGCTTATGGTGGTATTTATATTTCTGATGAAATCCGAGCGTATTCGTATGGTACATATAATCGTATCAATAAATTTTTTGTGGACAGCCTTGGCGGAATTAATTATTCAAACATGGTGTGGAGAAACTATCCCTATATGTGTGAAAAAATTGGTTACCCACCGGACACGAATATTTATAAAGTACACAGCTACAGATATTTTTTAAATGCAAACGATGATTCTGCCTATACACCAAATTTGGCTACACATATAATGCCGTTTGGCATAAATCCACGAGACTCTTTGCATAATATTGGAGTTAATACTGCCGGAGTAAGCACCGAAGAGGACTATCAGTGGATTGTAAGACAAATATCTTTTCAATTACAGTCTGCGAGAACTTTATGTAAAAGTAGACAGAGAAATTTTATTAACAGTATACAGACATATGGTTGGGTTCAGACTGGTGACATTGGTGGGGCACGTTTCCCGACGAGTGAAGAAGTAAAACTACAGATTTACGAAGCATTATGCTATGGGGCAAAAGGCTTAACCTATGAATACTGGGGCAGTGATAGCACTGCTAATGTTGTAGTGAAAGGTTTAAAACAATATAATCCTGATAGTGGTGGCTGGTATTGTACTCCACAGATGTATGCAGTTGATACAGCGCATCTCTTATTGAAGAAAATCGGTGGTATTCTAAAACGCGGAACAAGTGACATTGTTTATGGTATTGATAGCCTGAGAAATGGCTCTGAGATCCAATATCCAAATGGTTTTATTAAGGCCGTGAAAGCCCCAGGCAGTACTTTGTATATGGATGTAGGTCTTTTTACAGACAATAATGAGAAGTATTTCATGCTTGTTAACAGAAGAACAACAAACTGTGCAACAGTTATCGATACAAGCAGCATATCATTAAAATTCAACTATCCCTATCCATTCCGTTTGAAACACATAATTGCCGATACTGCAGAAGCTGACACTTTCTGCAATTGCACTTATGCGTGGGGTAACGGTAAAATATTCCCTTCGCGCGATACATCGTATAGCTTGACAGTTACACTGAACCCGGGTGAAGGTAGGTTTTATAAGATTGTTCCTTACTATCAATCAGCTATTGACACAACAATAAATAACTATCAAACAGTATATGATGAATTATATGGTGTTAATTATGTTTCGGCAAGTAATACTAATATTACTGGCAGTAGTCGCATAAAATTCACAACGGAAAAAACAAGCGGGTATATAGATCTACTCGGCGGTTTTAATGTAGAGTTGGGTAGCACGTTTACTGCTGAGGCCGTTGAACATTTGGATATTTATAATTACCCCAGTTTTTCTTTTCCTTATGTTAACAATGGTGTAACTGGAGGAAACGAGAAAGAACCCAAAAATGTCGAACAGCATATTATTAATAACATACCTTTGCAGTATGCCCTTTCGCCAAGTTATCCTAACCCGACGAATAGGCTCACATCATTTAAATACCAATTGCCAAAATCATCCAACGTGAAACTAAATATTTATAATATTTCAGGTCAGGTGGTAAAACAATTCGAAATGGGTAATCAGAAGCCGGGTCATTATACAATTGCTTGGGATGCCGCCAAAGCTGCCAGTGGCGTATATTTCTATAAATTAAATGCTGGAGATTACCAGGCGATAAAGAAACTGGTTGTTGTAAAATAA